Proteins encoded within one genomic window of Bos indicus isolate NIAB-ARS_2022 breed Sahiwal x Tharparkar chromosome 23, NIAB-ARS_B.indTharparkar_mat_pri_1.0, whole genome shotgun sequence:
- the E2F3 gene encoding transcription factor E2F3 isoform X2, producing MPLQQQAKRRLELGESGQQYLSDGLKTPKGKGRAALRSPDSPKTPKSPSEKTRYDTSLGLLTKKFIQLLSQSPDGVLDLNKAAEVLKVQKRRIYDITNVLEGIHLIKKKSKNNVQWMGCSLSEDGGMLAQCQGLSKEVTELSQEEKKLDELIQSCTLDLKLLTEDSENQRLAYVTYQDIRKISGLKDQTVIVVKAPPETRLEVPDPIESLQIHLASTQGPIEVYLCPEETETHSPMKTNNQDHNGNIPKPTSKDLASTNSGHSDCSISMANLSPLASPANLLQQTEDQIPSNLEGPFVNLLPPLLQEDYLLSLGEEEGISDLFDAYDLEKLPLVEDFMCS from the exons GCAAAGCGCAGGCTGGAGCTAGGAGAAAGCGGCCAGCAGTACCTCTCAGATGGTTTAAAAACCCCCAAGGGCAAAGGAAGAGCTGCACTCCGGAGTCCAGACAGCCCAAAAA ctcCAAAATCTCCCTCAGAAAAAACACGGTATGATACATCCCTTGGTCTGCTCACCAAGAAGTTCATTCAGCTCCTGAGCCAGTCACCTGATGGGGTCTTGGATTTGAACAAGGCGGCAGAGGTGCTGAAGGTGCAAAAGAGAAGGATTTACGACATCACCAACGTCCTGGAAGGCATCCACCTCATTAAGAAGAAGTCTAAAAACAACGTGCAGTGGAT GGGCTGCAGTCTGTCTGAGGACGGGGGCATGCTGGCCCAGTGTCAAGGCCTGTCAAAAGAAGTGACCGAGCTcagtcaggaagagaagaaatTAGATGAACTGATCCAAAGCTGCACCCTGGACCTCAAACTGTTAACCGAGGATTCAGAGAATCAAAG GTTAGCTTATGTTACATATCAAGATATTCGAAAAATTAGTGGCCTTAAAGACCAAACTGTTATAGTTGTGAAAGCCCCTCCAGAAACAAGACTTGAAGTGCCTGACCCAATAGAG AGCCTACAAATACATTTGGCAAGTACCCAAGGACCCATTGAGGTTTATTTGTGTCCAGAAGAGACTGAAACACACAGTCCaatgaaaacaaacaaccaaGACCACAATGGGAATATCCCTAAACCCACTTCCAAAG acTTGGCTTCAACCAACTCAGGACATAGTGATTGCTCGATTTCTATGGCAAACCTTTCTCCTCTGGCCTCCCCGGCCAACCTTTTACAGCAGACTGAGGACCAAATTCCTTCCAACCTAGAAGGACCATTTGTGAACTTACTGCCTCCCCTGCTCCAAGAAGACTATCTCCTAAGCCTCGGGGAGGAAGAAGGCATCAGCGATCTCTTTGATGCTTACGATTTGGAAAAGCTCCCGCTGGTGGAAGACTTCATGTGTAGTTGA